One Nostoc sp. UHCC 0302 DNA window includes the following coding sequences:
- a CDS encoding 3-deoxy-7-phosphoheptulonate synthase: MHNILFNANIENYHVLLTPNEVKSRLPITESAEQTVVKYRQEIEQILDFQDRRKFIVVGPCSIHDPEAAIAYSQKLKDLAEKVKDNLLLIMRVYFEKPRTTVGWKGLINDPDMDDSFHVEKGLLIARSLLLKITELGLPTGTEALDPIIPQYISELITWSAIGARTTESQTHREMASGLSMPVGFKNGTDGNIQVALNALQSARNPHNFLGINQNGQVSVFQTKGNAYGHVILRGGNQPNFDPDNVKLVEEKLKQADLSPRIVIDCSHGNTSKDYKLQPAVLESVIQQIVDGNTSIVGMMLESNLYEGNQPIADKREELKYGVSVTDKCIGWEETEKIILAAHEKLK, encoded by the coding sequence ATGCACAATATATTATTTAACGCTAATATTGAGAACTATCACGTTTTATTAACGCCCAATGAAGTTAAATCAAGATTACCTATAACAGAATCCGCTGAACAAACAGTTGTAAAATATAGACAAGAAATAGAGCAAATCCTAGATTTTCAGGATCGCCGAAAATTTATAGTAGTTGGCCCATGCTCAATTCATGATCCGGAAGCTGCGATCGCATATTCCCAAAAGCTCAAGGATTTGGCTGAGAAAGTCAAGGATAATCTGCTACTAATAATGCGGGTATACTTTGAAAAACCCAGAACAACTGTAGGGTGGAAAGGATTAATTAACGATCCAGACATGGATGATTCTTTCCATGTCGAAAAGGGGTTACTAATTGCGCGTAGCCTGCTATTAAAAATTACAGAATTAGGATTACCTACTGGCACAGAAGCATTAGACCCAATCATACCACAATATATTAGCGAACTAATTACATGGTCTGCCATTGGAGCGCGGACAACCGAATCGCAAACTCATCGCGAAATGGCCAGTGGACTTTCAATGCCTGTAGGTTTTAAAAACGGCACTGATGGTAACATTCAAGTAGCTTTGAATGCTTTGCAATCAGCTAGAAATCCTCACAATTTTCTCGGTATTAATCAAAACGGACAGGTAAGCGTATTTCAAACTAAGGGTAATGCTTACGGTCATGTAATTTTAAGAGGTGGTAATCAGCCCAATTTCGATCCAGATAATGTCAAACTGGTAGAAGAAAAATTAAAACAGGCAGATTTATCACCAAGAATTGTTATTGATTGTAGTCACGGCAATACAAGTAAAGACTACAAATTGCAGCCTGCTGTATTGGAAAGTGTGATTCAGCAAATAGTTGATGGTAATACATCAATAGTTGGGATGATGCTGGAATCAAATTTGTATGAAGGTAATCAACCAATTGCTGATAAGCGAGAAGAATTAAAATATGGTGTTTCTGTAACTGATAAATGTATTGGCTGGGAAGAAACTGAAAAAATTATTTTGGCAGCTCACGAAAAACTAAAGTAG
- a CDS encoding alpha-amylase family glycosyl hydrolase produces MAKPIEFNLFAPYNEGAALIGSFSDWQEIPMEKGNDGYFRTTVDLEDGVYQYKFRVQSKSWFFEADQWVDVTDPYATNIDEPSGKDDGIVRIKDGQRIVDTYVWQHDDKPLPADHELVIYELHVADFSGGEDDPYARGKYKHVIEKLDYLTELGINAIELMPLKEYPGDYSWGYNPRHFFATESSYGTTEELKHLVDECHARGIRIIIDGIYNHSEASSPLTQIDHDYWYHHEPRDPDNNWGPEFNYEHYDENLETYPARKFIGDTIRFWIEEYHIDGIRFDAARQIANYDFMHWIVQEAKKTASMKPFYTVAEHIPETTSITNVDGPMDGCWHDSFYHCILEHICGDTFDLERLKDVIDCKRQGFLGSTNVVNYLTNHDHNHVMVELGNREIFNEEAFNRAKLGAAILMTAVGVPLIWMGEEFGEYKPKQIESAKIDWTLLGNDLNRGLFEYYKGLTNLRKDNHALYTENIDFIHENPEAKVVAYSRWNDEGSRVVVVANFSENFLGGYHVPNFPSSGTWHEWTANYDVEAGDDGIIVDLGAYEAKVFVWQ; encoded by the coding sequence ATGGCGAAGCCAATTGAATTTAACTTATTTGCACCTTATAACGAAGGAGCTGCATTAATTGGTTCTTTTTCTGATTGGCAAGAAATTCCGATGGAAAAAGGAAATGATGGTTATTTCCGTACAACTGTTGACTTAGAAGACGGTGTTTATCAATATAAATTTCGTGTTCAGTCAAAATCATGGTTTTTTGAAGCTGATCAGTGGGTTGATGTTACAGATCCCTACGCAACTAATATTGATGAACCGAGTGGAAAAGATGATGGTATTGTCAGAATTAAAGATGGGCAAAGAATTGTCGATACCTATGTTTGGCAACATGATGATAAACCTCTTCCTGCTGACCATGAATTAGTGATTTATGAACTACACGTTGCCGACTTTTCTGGTGGTGAAGATGATCCTTATGCACGAGGAAAGTATAAACACGTTATTGAAAAATTAGATTATTTGACTGAACTAGGAATCAATGCTATTGAGTTGATGCCACTTAAAGAATATCCTGGCGATTATAGCTGGGGTTATAACCCGCGTCATTTCTTTGCTACAGAATCTAGCTATGGTACTACAGAGGAATTAAAACATCTAGTTGATGAGTGTCATGCCAGAGGTATTCGGATCATTATTGATGGTATTTATAACCATTCAGAAGCATCAAGTCCGTTAACACAAATTGACCATGATTATTGGTATCATCACGAACCCCGCGACCCTGATAATAACTGGGGGCCGGAGTTTAATTATGAACATTACGATGAAAATCTAGAGACTTATCCAGCACGTAAATTTATCGGCGATACAATCCGATTCTGGATTGAAGAATATCATATAGATGGTATTCGTTTCGATGCTGCACGGCAAATTGCTAATTACGACTTCATGCATTGGATTGTTCAAGAAGCGAAAAAGACTGCTAGCATGAAGCCTTTTTATACTGTTGCTGAACACATCCCTGAAACTACCAGCATTACCAATGTAGATGGCCCAATGGATGGTTGCTGGCATGATAGTTTCTATCACTGCATTTTAGAACATATCTGCGGTGATACATTTGATTTAGAGCGTCTCAAAGATGTTATTGACTGCAAGCGTCAAGGCTTTTTAGGTTCCACAAATGTGGTAAATTACCTCACTAACCATGATCATAACCACGTTATGGTAGAGTTAGGAAATCGTGAAATTTTTAACGAAGAAGCCTTTAATCGGGCTAAATTGGGAGCAGCAATTTTGATGACAGCAGTCGGCGTACCTTTGATTTGGATGGGTGAAGAATTTGGTGAGTATAAACCCAAACAAATTGAATCTGCAAAAATCGATTGGACGTTGTTAGGTAATGACCTAAATCGTGGTTTATTTGAATACTATAAAGGCTTAACAAACCTACGTAAAGATAATCATGCTCTTTACACAGAAAATATTGATTTCATTCATGAAAATCCAGAGGCAAAGGTAGTAGCTTATAGCCGTTGGAATGATGAAGGTTCTCGCGTAGTTGTTGTAGCCAATTTTTCCGAAAACTTCTTAGGTGGCTATCATGTTCCTAACTTTCCCAGCAGTGGCACATGGCACGAATGGACAGCTAATTATGATGTCGAAGCTGGTGACGATGGCATCATAGTCGACTTAGGCGCATATGAAGCTAAAGTCTTTGTTTGGCAGTAA
- a CDS encoding DUF1823 family protein — MSNLPPLNTATIWAILEEKLDDATVNQLVWHYLGYRYDSSTEKWDNSEVKPEWRDEYPQPPDFIDSRPATVKLTRSIPPENKQILKEKLGFKGYKIGEFGPRQTRRATAANWLLSYLHKTNIKIK, encoded by the coding sequence ATGTCTAACTTACCACCACTTAATACAGCAACTATCTGGGCAATCCTCGAAGAAAAACTTGATGATGCCACAGTCAACCAGTTGGTATGGCATTATTTAGGCTATCGCTACGACTCTTCTACTGAAAAATGGGACAATAGTGAAGTAAAACCAGAGTGGCGTGATGAGTATCCGCAACCGCCAGACTTTATTGATAGTCGTCCTGCGACAGTCAAATTAACTCGTTCTATTCCTCCAGAAAACAAACAAATTCTGAAAGAGAAACTAGGTTTCAAAGGTTACAAAATCGGCGAATTTGGGCCTCGGCAGACTCGTAGGGCAACAGCGGCAAATTGGTTATTAAGTTATCTCCACAAAACTAACATCAAAATAAAATAA
- a CDS encoding acylphosphatase, whose translation MQNSTSLPKIIRAHVFVSGRVQGVGYRYATVDTASQLGLTGWVRNLPDGRVEAVFEGAREVVEEMVRWCYSGPPAAVVKEVVIEYEQPEGLRGFEVGH comes from the coding sequence ATGCAGAATTCTACATCGCTGCCAAAGATCATCCGCGCCCATGTATTCGTTTCTGGCCGAGTCCAGGGAGTGGGCTATCGTTACGCTACCGTGGATACAGCTAGCCAGTTAGGATTAACAGGTTGGGTGCGGAATCTCCCTGATGGTCGTGTAGAAGCAGTCTTTGAAGGAGCGCGCGAGGTTGTGGAAGAGATGGTTCGCTGGTGTTACTCTGGCCCACCTGCGGCTGTGGTCAAAGAAGTTGTGATTGAATATGAACAACCAGAAGGATTACGCGGATTTGAAGTAGGCCACTAG
- a CDS encoding polysaccharide deacetylase family protein, with the protein MIGNNNNNFFNSQKPKSFPLTLALVAIIFFFILNFTHTQPTIPILGFHGIIDSKNTTLQSYQGEMDYPKQDLEKLLEYFILHDYWFLTSQDLYDYFLKKSQHIPDDHRNKTPVMISFDDGYKTVYTILLPILSKLEKKYGIKVKVVLFINPGTLAKSNSRDVTHLGCRELREGLRRGFYDIQSHGLNHKDLTKLPRYQLVNEILQARIELRKCTQDLDPEQKVASHLAYPYGAYNKQVERYVSKYYLSSYLYNNEILNYGCLKNFYKIPRLMMNRKKTTNALIEVGKGWYPLNNNEKC; encoded by the coding sequence ATGATTGGTAATAACAATAATAACTTCTTTAACTCACAAAAACCTAAATCTTTTCCTCTTACTTTGGCTTTAGTAGCCATTATATTTTTTTTTATTCTCAACTTTACCCACACTCAGCCGACAATTCCTATTTTAGGCTTTCATGGGATTATTGATTCTAAAAATACTACTTTACAATCATATCAAGGAGAGATGGACTACCCTAAACAAGATTTAGAAAAACTCTTAGAGTATTTTATTCTTCATGACTATTGGTTTTTAACTTCTCAAGATTTATACGATTATTTCTTAAAAAAATCACAACACATCCCTGATGATCATCGAAATAAAACGCCTGTAATGATCTCATTTGATGATGGATATAAGACAGTATATACTATTTTGTTACCCATTTTATCTAAGCTAGAAAAGAAATATGGTATTAAAGTAAAAGTTGTTTTATTTATTAATCCAGGTACTTTAGCTAAGAGTAATAGTAGAGATGTAACTCATTTAGGATGCCGAGAATTAAGAGAAGGCTTGCGAAGAGGCTTTTATGATATTCAATCTCATGGACTTAATCATAAAGATTTAACGAAACTACCTCGTTATCAGTTAGTTAATGAAATCTTGCAGGCGAGGATTGAACTGAGAAAATGTACACAAGACTTAGACCCAGAGCAGAAAGTTGCATCTCATCTGGCTTACCCTTATGGAGCTTATAATAAACAGGTAGAGCGTTATGTATCTAAATATTATTTGTCAAGTTATTTATATAACAATGAAATCCTAAATTATGGTTGTTTAAAAAACTTTTATAAAATTCCTCGTTTAATGATGAATCGTAAAAAAACAACTAATGCTCTGATAGAAGTTGGTAAAGGATGGTACCCACTAAATAACAATGAAAAATGCTAG
- a CDS encoding DUF4870 domain-containing protein, with translation MREKPKQQMRIWAMWCHLSALLAWIVLFFLVFLGVPLYLPLNLLAPLLIWRFKKARYPWIDFQGKESLNFQISLTFYTLIVIIISLIVILTSFSVALTTNGAVNQINITLDGLVITFLSLILLILLLQSYLVTFAAIKAFRGQHYRYPLTIRILR, from the coding sequence ATGCGAGAAAAACCCAAACAACAAATGCGTATATGGGCGATGTGGTGTCATCTCTCAGCTTTGTTAGCGTGGATAGTATTGTTTTTTTTAGTGTTTCTTGGCGTACCTTTATATCTGCCATTGAATCTTTTAGCGCCACTGTTGATTTGGCGATTCAAAAAAGCACGATATCCCTGGATTGATTTTCAAGGCAAAGAATCTTTAAATTTTCAAATATCGTTAACATTTTATACATTAATAGTAATAATTATATCTTTAATAGTAATATTAACTAGTTTTAGTGTTGCACTTACTACCAATGGTGCAGTAAATCAAATCAATATAACTTTAGATGGGTTAGTAATTACCTTCCTGTCTTTAATTTTATTAATATTGCTACTACAATCATATTTAGTAACTTTTGCTGCCATTAAAGCTTTTAGGGGGCAGCATTATCGCTATCCTTTGACAATAAGAATTCTGCGGTAA
- a CDS encoding Gfo/Idh/MocA family oxidoreductase → MVGVAIAGTGFGQKVHIPGFQAHPHTEVVAVYHRDINKAKTIADSHNIPHACNTIADIVALPEVQAVSISTPPFLHYEMAKTVLQAGKHLLLEKPTALNATEAKELYKLAKEKGVIATVDFEFRFVPGWQLFAELLSADYVGELRLIRIDWLGSSRADASRPWNWYSSQDKGGGALGSLGSHAFDYIYWLFGSVRRLNAHLSTAIPTRVDPTSGESKPVNTDDTCILALELADGTPCQVSISAVVHAPRTHWVEVYGDRGTLVLGSENQKDYIHGFRVWGSQPGKPLTEIEIPNRLIFPKNYADGRISAFIRVVDQWVQGINSLQEITPSLREGVYSQLLMDLSHKSHATSSWVDVPDLETFLGNQPLA, encoded by the coding sequence ATGGTTGGAGTGGCGATCGCAGGTACTGGATTTGGTCAAAAAGTCCACATTCCTGGATTTCAAGCACATCCTCATACTGAGGTTGTTGCTGTTTATCATCGGGATATAAATAAAGCTAAGACTATAGCAGACTCCCATAATATTCCCCATGCCTGCAATACAATTGCAGACATTGTGGCATTACCAGAAGTGCAAGCAGTCAGCATTTCCACACCGCCATTTTTGCATTATGAAATGGCAAAAACTGTGCTGCAAGCAGGCAAACATTTATTACTCGAAAAACCCACTGCTTTAAATGCTACTGAAGCTAAAGAACTTTATAAATTAGCTAAAGAAAAAGGCGTGATTGCAACTGTAGACTTTGAATTTCGCTTTGTACCAGGATGGCAGCTGTTTGCAGAACTGTTATCAGCTGACTATGTAGGTGAGTTGCGCCTAATTAGAATTGATTGGTTAGGTTCTTCGCGTGCTGATGCTTCACGTCCTTGGAACTGGTATTCTTCTCAAGATAAAGGAGGGGGTGCATTAGGTTCTTTAGGTTCCCACGCCTTCGATTACATTTATTGGCTATTTGGGTCTGTACGCAGATTAAATGCTCATTTAAGTACTGCCATTCCTACACGAGTTGACCCAACTAGCGGAGAATCAAAACCAGTAAATACAGATGACACTTGTATACTGGCACTAGAATTAGCTGATGGCACACCTTGTCAAGTCTCCATTAGCGCCGTTGTTCATGCACCGAGGACACATTGGGTAGAAGTGTATGGCGATCGCGGTACTTTAGTATTAGGTAGTGAAAATCAAAAAGACTATATACATGGCTTTCGTGTTTGGGGTTCTCAGCCAGGTAAACCACTCACTGAAATAGAAATACCTAATAGATTAATATTTCCGAAAAATTATGCCGATGGACGCATTTCTGCATTTATCCGTGTAGTTGATCAATGGGTGCAAGGAATTAATAGCCTGCAAGAAATTACACCATCGTTGCGAGAAGGAGTTTATTCTCAGTTGTTGATGGATTTATCTCATAAATCTCATGCAACATCAAGCTGGGTTGATGTACCCGATTTGGAAACATTTCTAGGGAATCAACCTCTTGCATAA
- a CDS encoding DUF4082 domain-containing protein, with the protein MPTATEPNFIDYIISNDTNIQSFTLFENKDPRFDGAINGGSTSLVSGDDKPYDIGFKFKSSQPGKIKALRCWISSQDNINQPHKARLWDAETQQKLAEVTFTNIIGDAWNEAVLSTPIDIQPNKVYIVSADVLKNLPRQGSFFVTPFLKGPITALATSESPNGVFAYYDLDGGYDDPALAPVFPQRSFENSYYYQDIVFETQAQPPTLRVREHVTNHPIFLENLKPGTENWLPTSYATRLEIAAFMSAESINKGETIDIKANVLTPSNIKIEVYRLGYYGGIGARLVKSDDNIAVNKQSISDELVDPARLLVRYNWEKTYTIATDDTWVTGCYMVKLTEKVTTTQCLAFFVVRDDALDSDIIYKFGFATHLAYNSFSYRGGNRKSTYSGGERALQITHDRPWEANAYNPSAVNSNPLRWEFNTVRWLEKNSYRVSYCTGQDIDKQGSAFVKKYRTFMNSGHDEYWSFKEYKAIKEAIESGVNIVSLSANTCYWNIKWQDNYRVADLYKLNEPLAGGVVSNYIEDIFNSPPTYRFRNPQLFNQTFDGCKVTGECGLLGVGYIGDISNIYAGYDLTVKKEDNVFRGTGLSVGSKITQLVGYEWDHIDPDSQAQPQTKSDTPSFLDSIIFESNISDPIPPTSNVSESFIGALPSEAVQTAQGVYFTAPSGARVFTVGSIQSSWGLDSWGLTSPRESTAYKRVIYNVFEDMGVWGGFPPPTSVQLLKPVMTSNFLSNPQLNSEPHHFNSLLHQISALASEAKDEHVKYKLELALKQLRYGDYQAVSTYLIDAGYPELVSQVPNPPSIEE; encoded by the coding sequence ATGCCTACCGCAACAGAGCCTAATTTTATTGATTATATAATCAGTAATGACACAAATATTCAAAGTTTTACATTATTTGAGAATAAAGATCCCAGATTTGATGGTGCAATTAATGGTGGTAGCACATCATTAGTTTCTGGCGATGATAAACCTTATGATATTGGTTTTAAATTTAAATCTTCTCAACCTGGTAAAATTAAAGCTCTTAGGTGTTGGATATCCTCCCAAGATAATATCAATCAACCTCATAAAGCTAGACTATGGGATGCTGAAACACAGCAGAAATTAGCTGAGGTTACATTCACAAATATTATTGGCGATGCTTGGAATGAAGCAGTCTTATCTACACCAATTGATATTCAACCTAACAAAGTTTATATCGTCTCTGCTGATGTGCTGAAAAACTTACCCCGACAAGGTAGTTTTTTTGTCACACCTTTTCTCAAAGGCCCAATCACAGCACTAGCTACAAGCGAATCTCCAAATGGTGTATTTGCTTATTATGATTTAGATGGAGGATATGACGATCCAGCTTTGGCTCCCGTTTTTCCTCAAAGAAGTTTTGAAAATAGTTACTACTATCAAGATATTGTTTTTGAGACTCAGGCTCAACCTCCAACGCTCCGAGTGAGAGAGCATGTTACAAATCATCCCATCTTTTTAGAAAATCTCAAACCTGGGACTGAAAATTGGCTGCCAACTAGCTATGCTACTCGGCTAGAGATTGCTGCTTTTATGTCTGCTGAATCTATTAATAAAGGCGAGACAATAGATATCAAGGCAAACGTTCTTACTCCTAGTAATATTAAGATTGAAGTTTATAGATTAGGATATTACGGGGGGATAGGGGCAAGATTAGTTAAAAGCGACGATAATATTGCTGTAAATAAACAGTCTATATCTGATGAGTTAGTCGACCCAGCAAGACTACTTGTTCGTTATAACTGGGAGAAAACCTACACCATTGCAACTGATGACACTTGGGTTACTGGTTGTTATATGGTGAAACTAACCGAGAAAGTAACAACTACACAATGTTTAGCATTTTTTGTCGTCCGAGATGATGCCCTAGATTCAGACATCATCTATAAATTTGGCTTTGCAACTCATCTTGCTTACAATAGTTTTTCTTACAGGGGTGGCAATCGAAAATCAACATACTCAGGTGGCGAAAGGGCTTTGCAAATTACTCATGATCGCCCTTGGGAAGCTAATGCTTATAACCCCAGTGCAGTAAATAGTAATCCCTTACGTTGGGAATTTAATACTGTTCGCTGGCTAGAAAAAAATTCCTATCGTGTTTCTTACTGTACTGGTCAAGATATTGATAAACAAGGGTCAGCTTTTGTTAAAAAATATCGCACGTTTATGAATAGTGGCCATGATGAATACTGGAGTTTTAAAGAATATAAGGCTATTAAAGAAGCAATAGAATCTGGTGTAAATATTGTTTCACTTTCAGCCAATACTTGTTATTGGAATATCAAATGGCAAGATAATTATAGAGTAGCTGACCTTTATAAACTGAATGAACCTTTAGCAGGGGGCGTTGTAAGTAACTATATAGAAGACATTTTTAACTCTCCTCCTACTTATCGCTTTCGTAATCCACAATTATTTAATCAAACATTTGATGGATGCAAAGTCACAGGTGAGTGCGGATTATTGGGCGTTGGGTATATCGGCGATATTTCTAATATTTATGCAGGCTATGACCTGACAGTAAAAAAAGAGGATAATGTTTTTAGAGGAACTGGCTTGTCTGTAGGTTCTAAAATCACTCAGTTAGTCGGTTATGAATGGGATCATATCGATCCTGATTCTCAGGCTCAGCCTCAAACTAAATCAGACACACCCAGTTTTTTAGACTCTATAATTTTTGAGTCAAATATCTCTGATCCTATTCCTCCAACTTCTAATGTCTCTGAGTCGTTTATAGGGGCTTTACCTTCAGAAGCAGTGCAGACAGCGCAAGGTGTCTACTTTACTGCTCCTAGTGGTGCTAGGGTTTTTACTGTTGGCTCCATACAATCATCTTGGGGATTGGATTCATGGGGACTAACAAGTCCTAGAGAATCTACAGCCTATAAGCGAGTAATTTACAATGTATTTGAGGACATGGGCGTATGGGGAGGATTCCCGCCACCTACGTCAGTTCAATTACTAAAACCTGTTATGACATCAAACTTTTTAAGCAACCCTCAATTAAATTCCGAGCCACATCATTTTAATAGCCTGTTGCATCAAATTTCTGCTTTAGCAAGCGAGGCTAAAGATGAGCATGTGAAGTATAAATTAGAGCTAGCGCTTAAGCAACTTAGATATGGCGATTATCAGGCAGTAAGTACATACTTAATTGATGCTGGTTATCCTGAGCTAGTTTCACAGGTTCCTAATCCCCCATCAATTGAAGAGTAA
- a CDS encoding GH25 family lysozyme — MSTVEGIDVAEFSGNIDWEKVKGQGIRFAFARVNYGTRNKDTQFASYWAAIKKADIIRGAYLFYRPSEDIDPQVTMFAQTLEIEPGDLPPVVDIEQDYYNHGENDHWDDLSQTERVNRVAKVLSAVETATGYKPIIYTGPSFWNDKIKTSRFADYDLWIAHYKTNTPKIPGGWNLYTFHQYEGDQKGFPGIQGDVDRNRFNGTLDRLQALTVPAVALQQGRIGPKVKKLQQALKKVAQDSSHPEFDPGAVDGMFGQGTKKALIAYQKANSLEANGIVAPGDKLAIA, encoded by the coding sequence ATGTCAACAGTTGAAGGTATTGACGTTGCTGAATTCAGCGGGAATATCGATTGGGAAAAAGTAAAAGGTCAGGGTATTCGCTTTGCTTTTGCCAGAGTTAACTATGGAACCAGGAATAAGGATACTCAGTTTGCGTCTTACTGGGCTGCCATTAAGAAAGCTGATATTATCCGTGGGGCATATCTCTTCTATCGTCCTTCTGAAGATATTGACCCTCAAGTAACAATGTTTGCTCAAACTCTGGAAATAGAACCAGGTGACCTCCCACCAGTCGTAGACATTGAACAAGACTACTACAATCATGGGGAGAATGATCATTGGGATGACTTAAGTCAGACAGAAAGGGTTAACCGGGTTGCCAAGGTCTTATCTGCCGTAGAAACTGCTACAGGCTATAAACCGATCATCTACACTGGGCCTAGCTTTTGGAACGATAAGATTAAGACTTCACGTTTTGCTGATTATGACCTGTGGATTGCACATTATAAAACAAATACTCCTAAGATTCCCGGCGGTTGGAACCTTTATACTTTCCACCAGTACGAAGGGGATCAAAAAGGTTTTCCTGGTATCCAAGGTGATGTAGACCGTAACCGATTCAATGGTACTCTTGATCGTCTCCAAGCTTTAACAGTTCCTGCTGTTGCACTTCAACAAGGCCGTATCGGCCCGAAGGTGAAGAAGTTGCAGCAGGCTTTGAAAAAAGTCGCTCAAGACTCAAGTCACCCAGAATTCGATCCAGGTGCAGTAGATGGGATGTTTGGGCAAGGTACTAAAAAAGCTCTAATAGCTTATCAGAAAGCCAATAGCCTCGAAGCTAATGGTATTGTTGCACCTGGAGATAAATTAGCGATCGCCTAA
- a CDS encoding retropepsin-like aspartic protease, with amino-acid sequence MNKAWRCWRTSINLALIVAIPMLIYLPFSHQATAEDPGACFMITSSGKTVGLANLCGTTAPLENDSRVFRVPIKRRLGGTPIIDVTFNDKQTFEMVMDTGATGTVITQEMASTLKLQATGRMQAQIADGSLVQFFTGKVKSIAVGGVTANNLQVAIAPKAGIGLLGHDFFGNYDIKILEKQVEFQLR; translated from the coding sequence ATGAATAAAGCTTGGAGGTGTTGGAGAACAAGCATTAACCTAGCTTTGATAGTAGCAATACCGATGTTGATATATTTACCATTTTCCCATCAGGCAACAGCGGAAGATCCAGGAGCATGTTTTATGATCACGTCCTCTGGTAAAACCGTAGGATTAGCAAACCTTTGTGGGACAACTGCACCCTTAGAGAACGATAGTAGAGTTTTTCGAGTTCCTATTAAACGCCGTCTTGGTGGAACTCCGATAATTGATGTTACCTTCAACGATAAACAAACCTTTGAGATGGTTATGGATACTGGTGCAACCGGCACAGTGATTACTCAAGAGATGGCAAGTACACTCAAACTCCAGGCTACAGGTAGAATGCAAGCTCAAATTGCTGATGGGAGCCTAGTACAATTTTTTACTGGTAAGGTAAAATCTATTGCAGTCGGTGGAGTTACAGCCAATAATCTTCAGGTAGCGATCGCTCCAAAAGCAGGCATTGGATTACTGGGTCACGATTTCTTTGGTAATTACGATATTAAAATTTTAGAGAAACAGGTGGAATTTCAGCTTCGCTAA
- a CDS encoding nucleoside phosphorylase, producing MTSKRFYHIGFGQEDLGSSPPRIALLSGDPERAAFIAQTYLHNVHLLSENRGLNSYVGYLSNGRPILSASSGMGAPSLSIVVNELIQVGIKQIIRIGTCGSIQPYISVGSIIISNAALCRQGAANDIAPVEYPAAADPFLTVALVKAARELEVEHYVGITASVDTFYEGQERTDSANPNLMRSLHGITEEYQRLNVLNYEMECGTLFKMAGVYNFAAAAVCGVVAQRSVAENIVLSKKDIAVKNAIAVAVHVAANFD from the coding sequence ATGACTAGTAAACGCTTCTATCACATTGGCTTTGGACAAGAAGATTTGGGATCATCGCCTCCTCGCATCGCTTTATTATCTGGTGATCCTGAACGTGCGGCTTTCATTGCTCAAACTTATTTGCACAATGTGCATTTGTTGTCGGAGAATCGGGGGCTCAATAGCTATGTAGGATACTTATCAAATGGTCGCCCTATTTTATCAGCTAGCAGTGGTATGGGTGCGCCTTCGTTGAGTATTGTAGTCAATGAGTTAATACAAGTAGGAATAAAGCAAATTATTCGGATTGGAACTTGTGGCTCAATTCAACCTTATATCAGTGTCGGCAGCATTATTATTAGTAATGCAGCATTGTGTCGCCAGGGTGCAGCCAATGACATTGCACCTGTAGAATATCCAGCCGCAGCTGATCCGTTTCTCACAGTTGCATTAGTGAAAGCAGCAAGAGAATTAGAGGTTGAACATTACGTAGGAATTACGGCATCAGTAGATACTTTTTACGAAGGACAAGAACGCACAGATTCAGCAAATCCAAATTTAATGCGATCGCTACATGGAATTACAGAAGAATATCAGCGCTTAAATGTCTTGAACTACGAGATGGAATGCGGTACGTTATTCAAAATGGCAGGAGTGTATAATTTTGCTGCTGCTGCTGTTTGCGGTGTAGTTGCTCAACGTAGTGTTGCTGAAAATATCGTTTTGTCTAAGAAGGATATTGCTGTAAAGAATGCGATCGCAGTTGCTGTACACGTAGCTGCAAACTTTGATTAA